A region from the Hyalangium gracile genome encodes:
- a CDS encoding phage tail protein, with protein sequence MSEPYIGEIRMFAGNFAPRGWAFCNGQLLSIAQNSALFSLLGTTYGGNGQTTFALPNLQGRVPMHWGTGPGLTPRTLGESSGSESVTLISTQMPAHTHSLHASGTQGDQFTPEGHVPAMLINSTGQPENAYSATINTTMNAAAIGAAGGNQPHNNMQPYQCVSFIIALQGIYPSRN encoded by the coding sequence ATGTCCGAGCCGTACATTGGTGAGATCCGGATGTTTGCTGGCAACTTCGCTCCCCGAGGCTGGGCGTTCTGCAACGGGCAGCTGCTGAGCATCGCGCAGAACTCCGCTCTCTTCTCCCTCCTGGGCACCACGTATGGCGGGAACGGGCAGACGACGTTTGCCCTGCCCAACCTGCAGGGACGCGTCCCCATGCACTGGGGAACGGGGCCGGGCCTCACGCCGCGCACCCTGGGCGAGAGCAGCGGCTCGGAGAGCGTCACCCTGATCAGCACGCAGATGCCAGCCCACACCCACTCGCTCCATGCGAGCGGTACCCAGGGCGATCAGTTCACCCCCGAGGGGCACGTGCCCGCGATGCTGATCAACTCGACGGGCCAGCCGGAGAACGCCTACAGCGCGACGATCAACACCACGATGAACGCGGCGGCCATCGGCGCGGCGGGAGGCAACCAGCCCCACAACAACATGCAGCCCTACCAGTGCGTGTCCTTCATCATCGCGCTCCAGGGCATCTACCCCTCGCGCAACTGA
- a CDS encoding S8 family serine peptidase, with translation MMKGFKSLGLVATTTLLGCGAGPASEQTASDAPSHSARPSAVVTAKKKVVNPPAAAQSACDALYSSPQALAALTQAVVDPRLQADGAVRTLILSFNEDAAVPAALSALTGSLGLVVGQELGALQELPMVTLTVPVTPSLLSTLKGLLQPLGLLSIYENRPLHYFLDVSNAYIHADTARTAFQATGHGIGVGVIDSGIDGTHGDFPNVVKNVKVVGNPLGMGIGGALYLDTPNSDLTSGHGTHVASTIGGSGARSGGLHKGVAPGVNLVGVGVGDAINILFALEGFDFLMDPDIRETYNVRVISNSWGTSGSRFAPFDPVSIASKRAYDQGMVVTFAAGNDGPGADTLNPYSASPCVISVAAGTSRDTRTATNPLLSQDAPGELVDFSSRGVPGDALHHPDITLPGVNIVAARATTALPAIAAPYLGLDGLSPEPFYAALSGTSMATPHLSGVVALMLEVNPALNMDGVLAALTSTARPIFAKNADGTTRQLAEWEAGAGYADAYEAVRVAASTAGTRYTTATTPLPGWTGTVNASLKLPIGDVTLLASEHNHNVVVPGGMSALRIQTSWALAAFDLDLYVYGPNGSLVASSASGTSSSESVSIPRPVAGTYRVQLKGFLNGPTQYTGTAAVDQLVPIP, from the coding sequence TCCGCCGTGGTCACCGCGAAGAAGAAGGTTGTCAACCCGCCCGCGGCCGCGCAGAGCGCCTGTGACGCCCTCTACTCGAGCCCCCAGGCCCTGGCCGCGCTCACCCAGGCCGTGGTGGACCCGCGCCTCCAGGCCGACGGCGCCGTGCGCACGCTCATCCTCTCCTTCAATGAGGATGCGGCCGTCCCCGCCGCGCTGAGCGCCCTCACCGGCTCGCTGGGCCTGGTGGTGGGGCAGGAGCTCGGGGCGCTCCAGGAGCTGCCCATGGTGACGCTGACGGTCCCCGTCACCCCCAGCCTGCTGTCCACGCTGAAGGGGCTGCTCCAGCCGCTCGGGCTGCTCTCCATCTACGAGAACCGCCCGCTCCACTACTTCCTGGACGTGAGCAACGCCTACATCCACGCGGACACCGCGCGCACCGCCTTCCAGGCCACCGGGCACGGCATCGGCGTGGGCGTCATCGACTCGGGCATCGACGGCACCCACGGCGACTTCCCCAACGTGGTGAAGAACGTGAAGGTGGTGGGCAATCCGCTGGGCATGGGCATCGGCGGCGCGCTCTACCTGGACACGCCCAACAGCGACCTGACCAGCGGCCACGGCACCCACGTGGCCAGCACCATCGGCGGCTCGGGCGCGCGCTCCGGCGGCCTGCACAAGGGCGTGGCCCCCGGGGTGAACCTGGTGGGCGTGGGCGTGGGGGATGCCATCAACATCCTCTTCGCGCTCGAGGGCTTCGACTTCCTCATGGATCCGGACATCCGCGAGACGTACAACGTCCGCGTCATCTCCAACTCCTGGGGCACCAGCGGCAGCCGCTTCGCGCCGTTCGACCCGGTGAGCATCGCCTCCAAGCGCGCGTACGACCAGGGCATGGTCGTCACCTTCGCCGCCGGCAACGATGGCCCGGGCGCCGACACCCTCAACCCGTACAGCGCCTCGCCGTGCGTCATCTCCGTGGCGGCCGGCACCTCGCGCGACACGCGCACCGCCACCAACCCGCTGCTGTCGCAGGACGCGCCGGGCGAGCTGGTGGACTTCTCCAGCCGCGGCGTGCCCGGGGACGCGCTCCACCACCCGGACATCACCCTGCCGGGCGTGAACATCGTCGCCGCGCGCGCCACCACGGCGCTGCCCGCCATCGCCGCGCCATACCTGGGCCTCGACGGCCTGTCGCCCGAGCCCTTCTACGCGGCGCTGTCCGGCACCTCCATGGCCACCCCGCACCTGAGCGGCGTGGTGGCGCTGATGCTCGAGGTGAACCCGGCGCTGAACATGGACGGCGTGCTGGCGGCCCTCACCTCCACCGCCAGGCCCATCTTCGCCAAGAACGCGGACGGCACCACGCGGCAGCTCGCCGAGTGGGAGGCGGGCGCCGGCTACGCGGATGCCTACGAGGCGGTGCGCGTGGCGGCCTCCACCGCGGGCACGCGCTACACCACCGCCACCACCCCGCTGCCGGGTTGGACGGGCACGGTGAACGCCTCGCTCAAGCTCCCCATCGGGGACGTGACGCTGCTGGCCTCCGAGCACAACCACAACGTCGTGGTGCCCGGTGGCATGAGCGCGCTGCGCATCCAGACGAGCTGGGCGCTCGCGGCGTTCGACCTGGATCTCTACGTCTATGGACCGAACGGGAGCCTCGTGGCCAGCAGCGCCTCGGGCACCTCCTCCTCGGAGTCCGTCTCCATTCCCCGCCCGGTGGCGGGCACCTACCGCGTCCAGCTCAAGGGGTTCCTCAACGGCCCCACGCAGTACACGGGCACCGCGGCGGTGGATCAGCTGGTACCCATCCCTTAG